AAAGTATATTCTTGATTTTTATTGTCCAAAAAAACGACTTGCAGTTGAGTTGGACGGTGGACATCATCTAGAAGAATCTCATCAAGAGTATGATAAAATGAGAAGTTTTTATCTTCAAAGTAAAAATATAAGAGTGCTTAGATTTTGGAATAATGATGTTTTGAAGAATCCAACTTTAATTTTGGAAAGGATAGTGGAGGAATTGAATAACCCCTCCTAACCTCCCCTTAATTTAAGGGGAGGAATAACATGAAAAAAAATAAATCTATTATTGCCTATGCACCTGCAAGTATTGCAAATGTTGGTCCGGGCTTTGATTGTTTGGGGCTTGCTGTTCATGGTTTGGGTGATTTGGTAAAAGCCGAACTCATTGAAGGTTCGTCACTGCGCATTTCAAACATGAGTGGAAAATCTGATGGCATTCCTCTTGTGGCTGCAAAAAATACAGCTTCGGTTGCAGTAAAAGCTTTGCTCAAACATATTGGAGTTAAAATTGGCATCGCGCTTGAAATCGAAAAGGGAATACCAGCAGGTTCTGGTTTGGGAAGCTCCGCTGCAAGTAGCGCTGCAGCTGTTTTTGCTGTGAGTGAGCTTTTAAACTTAAAAATTTCAAAAGAGGATTTGGTGGTGTTCGCAGCC
The Deltaproteobacteria bacterium CG11_big_fil_rev_8_21_14_0_20_42_23 genome window above contains:
- a CDS encoding DNA-cytosine methyltransferase, with the protein product MGFLFNDPYSKENRRKLRKNQTQAEQKIWSRLKGKNLGFKFFRQYSVGKYILDFYCPKKRLAVELDGGHHLEESHQEYDKMRSFYLQSKNIRVLRFWNNDVLKNPTLILERIVEELNNPS